CAATCGAACGGAGGCTGGCGATGCATACGCTCAGAGAGTCATCGCCGCGCAGCGATCGGAAGCGCTCAATCGTCTGCTCAACGTCTTCATTGCCGTACTTGCGCTGATCGTGCTCGCTCCGGTGATGCTGCTCATCGCGCTCGCGGTGAAGCTCACTTCGCGCGGCCCTGTCTTCTACGTGCAGGACCGTGTTGGCGTGGATCGTCGTCGCCGAGCCGTTTCACCGGGTGAAGACAGACGCAGGTCGAATGTCGGGGGACGGCCGTTTCGCATCCTCAAATTCCGGTCGATGCGCCAGGACGCCGAGGCCGGGACTGGTGCAGTGTGGGCGGCGCACCAGGATCCGCGTGTGACGCCGGTCGGAAACTTTCTGCGCAAGACGCGTCTGGACGAGCTGCCTCAGCTCATCAACGTCGTGCTGGGAGACATGAACATCGTCGGACCGCGACCGGAGCGGCCCAGCATATTCGCAGAGCTGCGCGAGAACATCGACGGGTATCAGTTACGTCAGCAGGCGCGGCCGGGCATCACCGGCTGGGCGCAGATCAATCACTCATACGACACCTCCATCGAAGATGTGCGCGTCAAGATTCAGCTCGACCTCGAGTATCTCGCGCGGCAATCGCTGGCGGAGGATCTCAAGATCATGATGCGGACACTTCCCGTGATGATCTTCAAACGCGGCTCACGGTAACTGTGCGATCGATCATCGCTTCATCGTGATGTCGTGTACGTGATAACAAAAAAGGACCGCATGGTGCGGTCCTTTTTTGTTACTGGGTGTTACTGGGTGTTACTGTGTGTTGACGGTGTGCTACGGCTGTGGCCGGTTCATGCGCGCCTTGTCCATGTCCGCCACGTTCTTGTCGAAGACGGCCTGCTGCTCGGGCGTGAGGATTGCGCGGAGTTGAGTGCGCTGATTGGTGCGCATCTCGGTCATCTTGGCGCGCATGTCGCCGCCCGTCTCGGCCTTTGCAGCCGTCGCAAGACGCTCGTTGATTGCCTTGACCGAGTCGGTCTCTGCCGCGGTAAGCGTGATGCCGGTTAGCAGGCGCGTGGTCGACCGCTCTACCATCTGCGAAGGATCCATCCGTCCGCCCATGTTCCCCTGCGCCATCACCGGAGCACTCGCCGCGGCAAGGAGCACCAGGGAGCACGCCGCAATGTTGATTCGCCGCATGTCGATTCCTCTTGAATGTTTGGTGTTGTGTACGCCGCTGACATTCGCCAGCGAAATTCGTACCCTGCAACCCATAGATGTACGGTCAGCCCTGCAGGACGTTGTAATGTTGAGCGCGCGACATCAGGCCGGACCTCCTTCCACGACCGTCGCGAGCGCAGTACAGTTCGGAATGACCCCTTGGTGCGTCGTTCGGTTGGTATGAGCGTTCGTCATGCGGCAGTTGCGATTGTGCTTTCGCCGGGAGCGGCGGGCGACGACTTGCTGCTCATCAGGCGCGCAACCGTTGACGGGGATCCCTGGAGCGGTCATTTGGCGCTGCCCGGCGGTGGCCACGAGCCGGCCGATTCGACCCTCGAGGACACCGCAAGGCGCGAGACACTGGAGGAGACTGGCATCGACCTGTCGCAAAGTGCCCGCGTTGCTACGCTCACCCCCGTAACGCCGAGCTTCATGACGGCGCCTGCCATAACCATCGCGCCTTTCGTGTTTCGATACGGGGGCGACAGGCGCGTCACCATGTCATGCGAGATAGTGGAATCCTGGTGGATTCCAGTCGAACAGCTTCAGCGTGATGATGCGTGGGTGACCACCCCGGTTACGATACGCGACGGCTCCGCGATTCACGTACGCGGTCTTCTCTGGCACGGCCACGTGCTGTGGGGTTTGACGGAGAGAATTATTCATGAATTTCTCGCAACCGTGGAACAGGAGCAATCGCCGTAAGCGTCGCGCTCATTGCGTCAGCGCACTGACGCCGTCTGCACCATACTCCACAGCCACGTCGTCCAATAGCGGCCGCGGCCGATCTCCAGGACGCTCGGTCGCAGTACCGATGTGCACGAATCCAGCAATCCGCTCGTCATCCCTCAGCCCAAGCTCGCGCATGATCCGCCGATCGTACGCGTACCACTCGGTGTGCCAGTTCGCCCCGTATCCCATTGCGTTGGCCGCGACGACGAGGCTCATCGTCGCTGCGCCGGCGGAAAGAATCTGCTCCCACTCGGGCGCCTTGGGATGCTCGCGCGTGCTCGAGATTACTGCGATCACCAGTGGGGCGCGGACCAGGAGACCACGCTCGATCTCCAGGAGTTCCGGCGTCGCGTCGGGATGGTCCGTGTGGAACGTGGTCGCGATCAGGTCGCCCAGTCGAGCTCCGCCAGCCGGCCCGATCACCACGAACCGCCAGGGTACGACTCGGCCATGATCGGGCACCCGGCTGGCGATCGTGAGCAACGTACGGATTTCCGCGGGCGTTGGAGCCGGTGCGGCGAGCAGGCGCAGTGGAACGGATCTGCGTGTGAGCAGCAGGTCTATGGTCGAATTCATTTGTTGGGTCGAGGTTTCCCAAAGTTAGTTGAGGAAACCATTTCGTCGCGTGAACCATCCTACCCCTGGAGAGCCGGTCGCAAGGTGTCCTGGCTCGTCCTTGCGCATCGCTGCCGAACTTTCACCCATAGCCATCAAGACCATGTCCTCCGCACCTACCGGTAAGCCCGCCTGCGTCGTTACCCGATTCCCGATCGGGCTCGCAGTTATTCTGACGACGCTCGCGGCATCGGGGGCAGGGGCTCAGGAACGTGCCTATTCGGTGCCTCTGCACGCCGTCGTGTCCACGTCAGGCGCGACGCATATCCGCGTCGAGAACGGATCGGGACATCTTGTGATCAACGGCAAGGAAGGCGCTTCGCAGGTATCCGCAACAGCTACGGTGCGCGCCTCCTCCCAGCGGGCCATGGACGCGGTCAAGCTGATCGCACGTCGCGAAGGCGACGCGATTGTAGTGCGGACGGATCGTCCGGACAACGACTGGTTCGGGAACGACGACGTCAGTATCAACCTCACGGTCGAAGTACCGCCCAGTCTCAGCCTCGACGTCACCAACGGTAGCGGCGTCGCCGAGATCGATAACGTGGGCCCGGTCACCCTCCACGCGGGATCCGGCGGTGTACAGGTCAGCGACGTCAGAGGCGCGGCAGAAGTGCGGAGCGGCTCGGGC
The window above is part of the Gemmatimonadota bacterium genome. Proteins encoded here:
- a CDS encoding sugar transferase, which produces MNTDSYPVQDEQTEMIDDEPRRDAAPIAASEPASAPNRTEAGDAYAQRVIAAQRSEALNRLLNVFIAVLALIVLAPVMLLIALAVKLTSRGPVFYVQDRVGVDRRRRAVSPGEDRRRSNVGGRPFRILKFRSMRQDAEAGTGAVWAAHQDPRVTPVGNFLRKTRLDELPQLINVVLGDMNIVGPRPERPSIFAELRENIDGYQLRQQARPGITGWAQINHSYDTSIEDVRVKIQLDLEYLARQSLAEDLKIMMRTLPVMIFKRGSR
- a CDS encoding Spy/CpxP family protein refolding chaperone, whose amino-acid sequence is MRRINIAACSLVLLAAASAPVMAQGNMGGRMDPSQMVERSTTRLLTGITLTAAETDSVKAINERLATAAKAETGGDMRAKMTEMRTNQRTQLRAILTPEQQAVFDKNVADMDKARMNRPQP
- a CDS encoding nitroreductase, which translates into the protein MNSTIDLLLTRRSVPLRLLAAPAPTPAEIRTLLTIASRVPDHGRVVPWRFVVIGPAGGARLGDLIATTFHTDHPDATPELLEIERGLLVRAPLVIAVISSTREHPKAPEWEQILSAGAATMSLVVAANAMGYGANWHTEWYAYDRRIMRELGLRDDERIAGFVHIGTATERPGDRPRPLLDDVAVEYGADGVSALTQ
- a CDS encoding CoA pyrophosphatase, with the protein product MSVRHAAVAIVLSPGAAGDDLLLIRRATVDGDPWSGHLALPGGGHEPADSTLEDTARRETLEETGIDLSQSARVATLTPVTPSFMTAPAITIAPFVFRYGGDRRVTMSCEIVESWWIPVEQLQRDDAWVTTPVTIRDGSAIHVRGLLWHGHVLWGLTERIIHEFLATVEQEQSP